The following coding sequences are from one Panicum hallii strain FIL2 chromosome 5, PHallii_v3.1, whole genome shotgun sequence window:
- the LOC112894217 gene encoding aquaporin TIP4-4 has translation MAKLALGHHREAADAGCVRAVLAEIILTFLFVFAGVGSAMATGKLAGGADSVVGLTAVALAHTLVVAVMVSAGLHVSGGHINPAVTLGLAVTGRITLFRSALYTAAQLLGSALACLLLAFLTGGAPTPVHALAAGVGALQGVLMEVVLTFSLLFAVYATVVDPRRAVGGMGPLLVGLVVGANVLAGGPFSGASMNPARSFGPALAAGVWADHWVYWVGPLIGGPLAGLVYDGLFMAQGGHEPLPSDDNDDL, from the exons ATGGCAAAGTTGGCTCTCGGCCACCACCGCGAGGCCGCTGACGCCGGCTGCGTCCGCGCGGTGCTCGCCGAGATCATCCTCACCTTCCTCTTCGTCTTCGCCGGCGTCGGATCAGCCATGGCGACCG GGAAGCTGGCCGGCGGCGCTGACTCCGTCGTGGGCctgacggcggtggcgctggcgcACACGCTGGTGGTGGCCGTCATGGTGTCCGCGGGGCTCCACGTCTCCGGCGGCCACATCAACCCGGCCGTCACGCTGGGCCTCGCCGTCACGGGCCGCATCACGCTCTTCCGCTCCGCGCTCTACACCGCCGCCCAGCTCCTCGGCTCGGCCCTCGCCTGCCTCCTCCTCGCCTTCCTCACCGGCGGCGCGCCCACGCCCGTGCACGCGCTGGCGGCGGGCGTCGGCGCGCTCCAGGGCGTGCTCATGGAGGTGGTGCTCACCTTCTCGCTGCTCTTTGCCGTGTACGCCACCGTCGTCGACCCTCGCCGCGCCGTGGGAGGGATGGGCCCGCTGCTGGTGGGACTGGTGGTCGGCGCCAACGTGCTTGCCGGCGGGCCCTTCTCCGGCGCGTCCATGAACCCCGCGCGCTCCTTCGGGCCGGCGCTCGCGGCCGGGGTCTGGGCCGACCACTGGGTCTACTGGGTCGGGCCGCTGATTGGCGGGCCGCTCGCCGGGCTGGTCTACGACGGCCTGTTCATGGCCCAGGGAGGCCACGAGCCGCTTCCAAGTGATGACAACGACGACTTGTAG